In Mixophyes fleayi isolate aMixFle1 chromosome 4, aMixFle1.hap1, whole genome shotgun sequence, the following proteins share a genomic window:
- the TNFSF9 gene encoding tumor necrosis factor ligand superfamily member 9: MTTMSSPVRSQDPENPGASHSRCRCLDCCLVFSLVLLTMVVGSLCVLYMAWERPHLEYSAIAIRQGAQQRNIAQLVIHNVTPKNTTVEWSDNHVGSTFVGKDFSHEKEEIVVRKSGLYYIYSQMVLNFVGEDLCKEDRSVTLSVLKNNEEDKPVLKLNIQINESSMKNPLSSFSASIKYLHDGDRIKAQLQVSHITKDWQFGQENSFLGLFWISDFPSDQIDK, encoded by the exons ATGACCACCATGTCCTCTCCAGTGAGATCACAAGATCCAGAGAACCCAGGGGCTTCCCACAGCAGGTGCCGCTGTCTGGATTGCTGCCTTGTGTTCTCCTTGGTGTTGCTCACTATGGTAGTGGGTTCGCTTTGTGTCTTGTACATGGCTTGGGAGAGACCACATCTAGAATACAGTGCCATTGCCATTAGACAGGGAGCCCAACAG AGAAACATTGCTCAACTTGTGATACACAATG TTACCCCAAAAAACACCACAGTGGAGTGGAGCGACAATCATGTGGGCAGCACGTTTGTGGGCAAAGATTTCTCACATGAAAAGGAAGAAATTGTGGTGAGAAAATCTGGACTATATTACATTTATTCCCAGATGGTTTTGAATTTTGTTGGAGAGGACCTCTGTAAAGAAGACAGATCAGTGACTCTCTCGGTCTTGAAAAACAATGAAGAAGACAAGCCAGTCCTAAAGCTAAATATCCAAATCAATGAATCTTCCATGAAGAACCCACTATCATCCTTCTCTGCAAGCATCAAATACCTTCATGATGGTGACAGGATAAAGGCACAGCTCCAAGTTAGCCATATCACCAAGGACTGGCAATTTGGTCAAGAAAACAGCTTCTTAGGACTTTTCTGGATCAGTGACTTTCCCTCTGATCAAATTGACAAATGA